The following coding sequences lie in one Glycine max cultivar Williams 82 chromosome 19, Glycine_max_v4.0, whole genome shotgun sequence genomic window:
- the P89 gene encoding P24 oleosin isoform A codes for MTTQVPPHSVQVHTTTHRYEAGVVPPGARFEPPRYEAGVKAPSIYHSERGPTTSQVLAVLAGLPVGGILLLLAGLTLAGTLTGLAVATPLFVLFSPVLVPATVAIGLAVAGFLTSGAFGLTALSSFSWILNYIRETQPASENLAAAAKHHLAEAAEYVGQKTKEVGQKTKEVGQDIQSKAQDTREAAARDAREAAARDAREAAARDAKVEARDVKRTTVTATTATA; via the coding sequence ATGACCACACAAGTACCACCACACAGTGTCCAAGTCCACACAACAACACACCGCTACGAAGCTGGCGTCGTCCCCCCCGGAGCCCGTTTCGAACCGCCGCGTTATGAAGCCGGCGTCAAAGCGCCCTCCATTTACCATTCCGAGAGAGGTCCAACGACTTCCCAGGTCCTCGCCGTCCTCGCCGGCCTCCCGGTCGGTGGCATCCTGCTCCTCCTGGCGGGATTGACCCTGGCAGGAACCCTCACCGGACTGGCAGTTGCCACGCCGCTCTTCGTCCTCTTCAGCCCGGTGCTGGTTCCAGCCACGGTCGCCATCGGCCTGGCCGTGGCCGGGTTCCTGACGTCGGGGGCCTTCGGGCTCACGGCGCTGTCTTCCTTCTCCTGGATCCTGAACTACATCCGGGAGACCCAGCCAGCCTCGGAGAACCTCGCCGCCGCCGCGAAGCATCACCTCGCCGAGGCGGCGGAGTACGTGGGGCAGAAGACGAAGGAAGTGGGGCAGAAGACCAAGGAGGTTGGGCAGGATATTCAGAGCAAGGCACAGGATACAAGGGAGGCAGCTGCAAGGGATGCAAGGGAGGCAGCTGCAAGGGATGCAAGGGAAGCTGCTGCAAGGGATGCAAAGGTGGAGGCAAGGGATGTAAAGAGAACAACAGTGACAGCAACAACCGCAACCGCATGA